The genome window TTACATGAACCATCTATAATTGACTCTATATTATCTTTGCTAGAAAACAATATGCATCAaatagtggcgaagcttgagatttccgaccgggtgGGCAGAAGTCATTGGACCTAAAAATTTCTCTAAAATCGCGGGGTTAAAAACGTATACACCCAAAAAAttttatacgaaaactacatactctccactactgagcgaaaagttcgggggggggggggggggagggggggggcgaccgccccctcccgccctacTTAAGTTGCGCCCATGGCATCAAACACACACAATGATCCCAAATAATACTATCATTGATAGCATAGTAAACACAATAATAACCATAACATTAAATAGAGAATCTATACAAGATTCAAAAGTCACATGAAAATGAAAATACAGAAGTAAAGATAGCAAAAACTCAAAAACACTAAAGATTTTACAACCACAAAACATCTAGGTGGTGTTTGCTCTTGAAGAGGTAAAAGGTCTGCAGTCCGCGGACCACACCTGCAGGCATCTGcagaagaagaggtggaccaaaggtctgcagtctgcaaggagaagagggtttgttttgtttattcTGCAAAAGATcttcaaaacacacacaaacacatttTACACACACTAACCCCTcttgttctctctctctctctgcatcACCACCTCACCACCACCATCTGCCTCACCACCGTCACAACCACCACCGTCACAACCATCTGCCGTAGCACCACTGCCATCACAGATCTGGGGGTTCGTTCGATCTGCTATAGCACCACCGTCGTTCGATTTGGGGGTTCGTTCGATTTGGGGGTTCCACCACCGCCATAGCACCACCGCCATCACagatctctctctcttctttccctctctctcctgccgctccctctctctctcttgatTCTGTGGTGGGTTTTGACATGTTGGGAGTTGATTTGtgttgaagagagagagagatgattctgctgaagagagagagagatgatggGTGTCGGAGGTTGATTCTGCtgaagagagagatagagagatgggtggcagaggaggtggtggtggcagaggaggtggtggcggcggaggaggtggtgtcggaggtggaggtggtggtggcagagGGAGAAGAGGAGAAGAGGTTGGAAGATGTTGGAAGAGGATGAAACATGTCTGCGTGGTGaagaggtctcgcagaccttttttaatgaaaggtctgcgagaaaacaaacaagctgcaacATCCAAACGTCTGCGCGcgtctgcgcggcgcagacataagtggccagaagtgcttctggccaaaaaacaaacaccaccctACTCTTCTTTAGCAGATTCACTTCACCACTCTGCTTGTTGCTCTTTGTTGCATCCTTTGGTTTCTCAAGAACTTGGGATCCATCTGcatcaaaaacataattttaattAAAGAAAACATCAAACACCATTACATTACATCCACACTAGGATTGAAACAAATTAGAAGATGAGCAATCATAAATGCTGCAAATTCATCACCAATTACTGAAGCAAGATTAAAATTCGGAGACTGAAgaatgataaaaaataaaaataaaatcataGTTGCTTACCGGAGATAGTACTAAAATGTAGATTTCGCTGCACATTGCAACGATTGTTCCTGCGTAAAATAAAATGTCAGTTAATACAATAACGATATGGATAAAAAAGTGCTTAAaaggaaaataaatatataaaagatCTATATATTCGGTACCATATGTGTGAGCAGCCTGCAGCCTCTTGAAAGCTAAGAGCAAGTTCATTTGAATCCTCAAGATCCCTCCATGCAATTATTGTCTGAATAATGGAACATAATATTctcataaaaaaaaacattttaacgTGAACTATAAAACAATTTAACGGTGCTAAACGATTTATCTGAATTCAAAAGATGCCTTCTTGCTTCCGATATATATCGTCTGAGCAAACACAAGAAGTGGTTCATTGTCGTCTTCATCAAATGAATAACGAACAAGCTCAAATATTCAGACCCTTGTTGTATACAGAGAGAAATATTCAAATATATTTAGAAAATCAATATTTTACAACTTATCACCAAAAAAGTTCTCAACAGATCAATAAATCGACTCAACCCATGTTCCGCGCCAAAATCTTAACCAAGTCACCCACGTTTGCACCCATCGTGAACCCCTTGTTATCTTCGGGGAGTTGGTGACCTTACCGGAACCACCACCAGACCATTCCAATATTACTACAAATTTATCCCAATCGTTTAATAGAACTCTGTATCAAATAACATGTTAGAACAAACAAATTACATGTACTTCaaattgataaaatccaaaaactGTAGAATAAAACTTAAATAATCCAATGAAATGAAAAATGAATTTTGAAGCCTTTGCtgtgctatttgtgggattttacTGGGTATGATTGATTGATAGATTACTgcacaaataaaaataaataccaatAACTCAGTCACGAGCATCCCTGTTGGGAGATAAAAAAATAAGTCGATCACAACCAAAAAAACAACCACACTACCGTTTGCCATAAAACACACTACGGCAGAGGATAGAGCGGCTGCCAATGCAACCGTATTCCGAGGTttgttttacatcaatcaacttaTATCTTCGTTCTGATCTAAAGCCCTTATGCATTAGTTTGAaaatttcgaaaaaaaaaaacttgatgaTTTTTAACAGAGGTGCGATGAGAAGTTTTTTTAAAGGCGGAACTACCAACAGAGATTTTGAAAGGTGAAACTATTATAGGCCAACTACCAAAAGATGCC of Helianthus annuus cultivar XRQ/B chromosome 1, HanXRQr2.0-SUNRISE, whole genome shotgun sequence contains these proteins:
- the LOC110883639 gene encoding uncharacterized protein LOC110883639; protein product: MFFFMRILCSIIQTIIAWRDLEDSNELALSFQEAAGCSHIWNNRCNVQRNLHFSTISDGSQVLEKPKDATKSNKQSGEVNLLKKSRVVFVFWPEALLATYVCAAQTRADVWMLQLVCFLADLSLKKVCETSSPRRHVSSSSNIFQPLLLFSLCHHHLHLRHHLLRRHHLLCHHHLLCHPSLYLSLQQNQPPTPIISLSLQQNHLSLSSTQINSQHVKTHHRIKRERGSGRRERERRERDL